The following are encoded in a window of Kitasatospora fiedleri genomic DNA:
- the dop gene encoding depupylase/deamidase Dop produces the protein MTVRRVMGIETEYGISVPGHPNANAMLTSSQIVNAYAAAMHRARRARWDFEEENPLRDARGFDLAREVADSSQLTDEDIGLANVILTNGARFYVDHAHPEYSSPEVTNPLDAVLWDKAGERIMAEAAERALELPNGQRILLYKNNTDNKGASYGTHENYLMQRATPFADIVRHLTPFFVSRQVVCGAGRVGIGQEGGGHGFQISQRADYFEVEVGLETTLKRPIINTRDEPHADAEKYRRLHVIIGDANLSEVSTYLKLGTTALVLSMIEDGFIAVDLAVDQPVRTLHRVSHDPELKQLVQLRSGRKLTAVQLQMEYCELARKYVEDRYGQDADDQTVDVLARWEDVLGRLERDPMSLSRQLDWIAKKEILEGYRQRDALEWDSPRLQLVDLQYSDVRPDKGLYNRLEARGRFDRLFDEDEVRRAVTQPPEDTRAYFRGRCLEQYADHVAAASWDSVIFDLPGHDSLQRVPTMEPLRGTREHVKELLDRCRTAEDLVRVLSGG, from the coding sequence ATGACCGTACGGCGCGTGATGGGGATCGAGACCGAGTACGGCATCTCCGTGCCCGGCCACCCCAACGCCAACGCCATGCTCACCTCGTCCCAGATCGTCAACGCGTACGCGGCGGCGATGCACCGGGCGCGCCGCGCCCGCTGGGACTTCGAGGAGGAGAATCCGCTGCGCGACGCCCGGGGCTTCGACCTGGCCCGGGAGGTGGCCGACTCCAGCCAGCTCACCGACGAGGACATCGGCCTGGCCAACGTCATCCTCACCAACGGCGCCCGGTTCTACGTCGACCACGCCCACCCCGAGTACTCCTCGCCCGAGGTCACCAACCCGCTCGACGCGGTGCTCTGGGACAAGGCGGGCGAGCGGATCATGGCGGAGGCCGCCGAGCGCGCCCTGGAGCTGCCCAACGGGCAGCGGATCCTGCTCTACAAGAACAACACCGACAACAAGGGCGCCTCCTACGGCACCCACGAGAACTACCTGATGCAGCGGGCCACCCCGTTCGCCGACATCGTCCGCCACCTGACCCCGTTCTTCGTCTCCCGCCAGGTGGTGTGCGGGGCCGGCCGGGTCGGCATCGGGCAGGAGGGCGGCGGGCACGGCTTCCAGATCAGCCAGCGCGCCGACTACTTCGAGGTCGAGGTCGGCCTGGAGACCACCCTCAAGCGCCCGATCATCAACACCCGCGACGAGCCGCACGCCGACGCCGAGAAGTACCGCCGGCTGCACGTCATCATCGGCGACGCCAACCTCTCCGAGGTCTCCACCTACCTCAAGCTCGGCACCACCGCGCTGGTCCTGTCGATGATCGAGGACGGCTTCATCGCCGTCGACCTCGCCGTCGACCAGCCGGTGCGCACCCTGCACCGGGTCTCCCACGACCCGGAGCTCAAGCAGCTGGTCCAGCTGCGCAGCGGCCGCAAGCTGACCGCCGTGCAGCTCCAGATGGAGTACTGCGAGCTCGCCCGCAAGTACGTCGAGGACCGCTACGGGCAGGACGCCGACGACCAGACCGTCGACGTGCTGGCCCGCTGGGAGGACGTGCTGGGCCGCCTGGAGCGGGACCCGATGAGCCTGTCCCGGCAGCTCGACTGGATCGCCAAGAAGGAGATCCTGGAGGGCTACCGGCAGCGCGACGCCCTGGAGTGGGACAGCCCCCGGCTCCAGCTGGTCGACCTCCAGTACAGCGACGTGCGGCCCGACAAGGGCCTCTACAACCGGCTGGAGGCGCGCGGCCGGTTCGACCGGCTGTTCGACGAGGACGAGGTGCGCCGCGCCGTCACCCAGCCTCCCGAGGACACCCGGGCCTACTTCCGCGGCCGCTGCCTGGAGCAGTACGCCGACCACGTGGCCGCCGCCTCCTGGGACTCCGTCATCTTCGACCTGCCCGGCCACGACAGCCTCCAGCGCGTCCCGACCATGGAACCGCTGCGCGGCACCCGGGAGCACGTCAAGGAGCTGCTCGACCGGTGCCGCACCGCCGAGGACCTGGTGCGCGTCCTCTCCGGCGGGTAA
- the arc gene encoding proteasome ATPase, with amino-acid sequence MAAHDDDYDRSAGRPARGSDEAAQVSYLEQEIAVLRRRLADSPRSSRVLEERIVELQNSLSGVTAQNERLVATLREARDQIVALKEEVDRLAQPPAGFGTFLEKNEDGTADIFTGGRKLRVNVSPSVELDELRRGQEVMLNEALNVVEAMAFERIGEIVTLKEVLEGGDRALVVGHTDEERVVRLAEPLHGVTIRAGDALLLEPRSGYVYEVVPKSEVEELVLEEVPDIDYRQIGGLAGQIEQIRDAVELPYLHADLFKEYELRPPKGVLLYGPPGCGKTLIAKAVANSLAKKVAEVTGRPQGKSYFLNIKGPELLNKYVGETERQIRLVFQRAREKASEGTPVIVFFDEMESLFRTRGSGVSSDVENTIVPQLLAEIDGVEGLENVIVIGASNREDMIDPAILRPGRLDVKIKIERPDAEAAKDIFSKYLRDTLPFHPDDLKEHDGSVSVTVAAMIQSVVERMYSETEENRFLEVTYANGDKEVLFFKDFNSGAMIQNIVDRAKKMAIKDYLDHGQRGLRVSHLLAACVDEFKENEDLPNTTNPDDWARISGKKGERIVFIRTLVTGKQGAESGRSIDTVANTGQYL; translated from the coding sequence GTGGCAGCCCACGATGACGACTACGACCGCAGCGCCGGCAGGCCCGCACGGGGGTCCGACGAGGCCGCACAGGTCTCGTACCTCGAGCAGGAGATCGCCGTCCTGCGGCGCAGGCTCGCCGATTCTCCGCGCAGCTCAAGGGTTCTTGAGGAGCGGATCGTCGAGCTCCAGAACAGCTTGTCCGGCGTGACCGCCCAGAACGAGCGGCTCGTCGCCACCCTGCGCGAGGCCCGCGACCAGATCGTGGCCCTCAAGGAGGAGGTCGACCGGCTCGCACAGCCGCCGGCCGGATTCGGCACCTTCCTCGAGAAGAACGAGGACGGCACCGCCGACATCTTCACCGGTGGCCGCAAGCTCCGGGTCAACGTCAGCCCCAGCGTCGAGCTGGACGAGCTGCGCCGCGGCCAGGAGGTGATGCTCAACGAGGCGCTGAACGTCGTCGAGGCGATGGCGTTCGAGCGGATCGGCGAGATCGTCACGCTCAAGGAGGTGCTGGAGGGCGGCGACCGCGCGCTGGTCGTCGGCCACACCGACGAGGAGCGGGTGGTCCGGCTCGCCGAGCCGCTGCACGGCGTCACGATCAGGGCGGGCGACGCCCTGCTGCTGGAGCCGCGCTCCGGCTACGTGTACGAGGTGGTGCCGAAGTCCGAGGTCGAGGAGCTGGTCCTCGAGGAGGTCCCGGACATCGACTACCGGCAGATCGGCGGCCTCGCCGGCCAGATCGAGCAGATCAGGGACGCGGTCGAGCTGCCCTACCTGCACGCCGACCTGTTCAAGGAGTACGAGCTCCGGCCGCCCAAGGGCGTCCTGCTCTACGGCCCGCCCGGCTGCGGCAAGACGCTGATCGCCAAGGCGGTGGCCAACTCGCTGGCCAAGAAGGTCGCCGAGGTGACCGGCCGGCCGCAGGGCAAGAGCTACTTCCTGAACATCAAGGGCCCCGAGCTGCTCAACAAGTACGTCGGCGAGACCGAGCGGCAGATCCGCCTGGTCTTCCAGCGGGCCCGGGAGAAGGCGAGCGAGGGCACACCCGTCATCGTCTTCTTCGACGAGATGGAGTCGCTCTTCCGCACCCGCGGCTCCGGCGTCAGCTCGGACGTGGAGAACACCATCGTCCCGCAGCTGCTGGCGGAGATCGACGGCGTGGAGGGCCTGGAGAACGTCATCGTCATCGGCGCCTCCAACCGCGAGGACATGATCGACCCGGCGATCCTGCGGCCCGGCCGCCTGGACGTCAAGATCAAGATCGAGCGGCCGGACGCCGAGGCGGCCAAGGACATCTTCTCCAAGTACCTGCGGGACACCCTCCCGTTCCACCCGGACGACCTCAAGGAGCACGACGGCTCGGTGTCGGTCACCGTCGCCGCCATGATCCAGTCGGTGGTCGAGCGGATGTACTCGGAGACCGAGGAGAACCGCTTCCTGGAGGTCACCTACGCCAACGGTGACAAGGAAGTGCTGTTCTTCAAGGACTTCAACTCCGGCGCGATGATCCAGAACATCGTCGACCGGGCGAAGAAGATGGCCATCAAGGACTACCTCGACCACGGCCAGCGCGGTCTGCGCGTCTCTCACCTGCTCGCCGCCTGCGTGGACGAGTTCAAGGAGAACGAGGACCTGCCGAACACCACCAACCCGGACGACTGGGCCCGCATCTCCGGCAAGAAGGGCGAGCGGATCGTCTTCATCCGCACCCTCGTCACCGGCAAGCAGGGCGCCGAGTCCGGCCGCTCCATCGACACCGTCGCCAACACCGGGCAGTACCTGTAG
- a CDS encoding ubiquitin-like protein Pup produces the protein MAEKDTGGGQQRANRSSEEVEEQAAETQGSDELKERQEKLSDDVDSVLDEIDEVLESNAEDFVRGFVQKGGE, from the coding sequence ATGGCGGAGAAGGACACCGGCGGCGGTCAGCAGCGGGCCAACCGCTCCTCCGAGGAGGTCGAGGAGCAGGCCGCGGAAACGCAGGGCTCCGACGAGCTCAAGGAGCGCCAGGAAAAGCTCAGCGACGACGTCGACTCGGTACTCGACGAAATCGACGAGGTACTGGAATCCAACGCCGAGGATTTCGTGCGCGGATTCGTCCAGAAGGGCGGCGAGTGA
- the prcA gene encoding proteasome subunit alpha, with amino-acid sequence MSTPFYVSPQQAMADRAEYARKGIARGRSVVVLTYADGIVFVAENTSRALHKVSEIYDKIAFAAVGRYNEFENLRIGGVRYADLRGYSYDRADVTARGLANVYAQTLGTIFSSVGEKPYEVELIVAEVGRTPADDQIYRLTPDGSVVDEKNAVVVGGNADSIGNYLGQRHRAGLTLAEALKLAVDGLARDPNGGSPRAMTPEQLEVAVLDRQRFQQRKFKRILGGQLARLLSGDESAADEDADGTDAADGAGDASTDTE; translated from the coding sequence GTGTCCACGCCGTTCTACGTCTCGCCCCAGCAGGCCATGGCGGACCGCGCGGAGTACGCCCGCAAGGGCATCGCCCGCGGCCGCAGCGTGGTCGTGCTCACCTACGCCGACGGCATCGTCTTCGTCGCGGAGAACACCTCACGGGCCCTGCACAAGGTCTCCGAGATCTACGACAAGATCGCCTTCGCCGCGGTCGGCCGCTACAACGAGTTCGAGAACCTCCGGATCGGCGGCGTGCGCTACGCCGACCTGCGCGGCTACTCCTACGACCGGGCCGACGTCACCGCCCGCGGCCTGGCCAACGTCTACGCCCAGACCCTGGGCACCATCTTCTCCTCGGTCGGGGAGAAGCCCTACGAGGTCGAGCTGATCGTCGCCGAGGTGGGCCGCACCCCCGCCGACGACCAGATCTACCGGCTCACCCCCGACGGCTCGGTGGTGGACGAGAAGAACGCCGTGGTGGTCGGCGGCAACGCCGACTCCATCGGCAACTACCTCGGCCAGCGCCACCGAGCCGGACTCACCCTCGCCGAGGCGCTCAAGCTGGCGGTCGACGGCCTGGCCCGCGACCCCAACGGCGGCAGCCCCCGCGCCATGACGCCGGAGCAGCTGGAGGTCGCCGTCCTGGACCGCCAGCGCTTCCAGCAGCGGAAGTTCAAGCGCATCCTGGGCGGCCAGCTGGCCCGGCTGCTCAGCGGCGACGAGTCGGCCGCCGACGAGGACGCCGACGGCACCGACGCCGCCGACGGCGCGGGCGACGCGAGCACCGACACCGAATGA
- a CDS encoding FKBP-type peptidyl-prolyl cis-trans isomerase, giving the protein MSLTKPEIDFPGGDAPTELQIRDIVVGDGAEAKAGAVVEVHYVGVTFASGEEFDASWNRGQTFRFPLGGGRVIKGWDQGVEGMRVGGRRELIIPPHLAYGNQSPSPLIPAGSTLIFVVDLLGV; this is encoded by the coding sequence GTGAGCCTGACCAAGCCGGAGATCGACTTCCCGGGCGGCGACGCCCCGACCGAGCTCCAGATCCGCGACATCGTGGTCGGCGACGGCGCCGAGGCCAAGGCCGGCGCGGTCGTCGAGGTCCACTACGTCGGTGTCACCTTCGCCTCCGGCGAGGAGTTCGACGCCTCCTGGAACCGCGGCCAGACCTTCCGCTTCCCGCTGGGCGGCGGCCGGGTCATCAAGGGCTGGGACCAGGGCGTCGAGGGCATGCGGGTCGGCGGCCGGCGCGAGCTGATCATCCCGCCGCACCTGGCGTACGGGAACCAGTCCCCGAGCCCGCTCATCCCGGCCGGCTCCACCCTGATCTTCGTGGTGGACCTGCTGGGCGTCTGA
- a CDS encoding ferredoxin — translation MAGTGEALEVWIDQDLCTGDGICAQYAPEVFELDIDGLAYVKGADDELRQQPGETVPVPLTLLQDVVDSVKDCPGDCIHVRRAADGVEVYGPDAD, via the coding sequence ATGGCGGGGACTGGCGAGGCACTCGAAGTCTGGATCGACCAGGATCTGTGCACCGGCGACGGCATCTGCGCGCAGTACGCGCCCGAGGTCTTCGAGCTCGACATCGACGGGCTGGCCTACGTGAAGGGCGCGGACGACGAACTGCGCCAGCAGCCGGGCGAGACGGTGCCCGTGCCGCTGACGCTCCTTCAGGACGTGGTGGACTCGGTCAAGGACTGCCCGGGCGACTGCATCCACGTCCGCCGCGCGGCGGACGGCGTCGAGGTCTACGGGCCGGACGCGGACTGA
- a CDS encoding FKBP-type peptidyl-prolyl cis-trans isomerase: protein MRRTAYLLTVPLTVALLAGCSSSGGSGKSTATTPAASSASAAEVPSPVASASPMPTVSGDFGSKATITLPAEPPSGQFVVSTVSEGSGAVVNKNDWVTVNYTVKDWTSGKDLSSSYDSGGKPQLYQPGSGQLVPAFDQSVVGKKAGSRVLVVAPPAAGFGSQGSSALGVGKDDTVVFVLDVVSTLPQDTTVPGDLTQPPANAPQVKDNGKAAPTITVPAGQQPPADLQQYVLVQGTGPQVQSGQTLVVQYTGVTWTDGKQFDSSWNHGGAQALQVGTGSLIKGWDQGLVGKNVGSRVLLVVPPSLGYGDQASGSIPANSTLVFVIDILQAV from the coding sequence ATGCGTCGAACCGCCTACCTGCTCACCGTTCCCCTGACCGTCGCGCTGCTCGCCGGGTGCAGCAGCTCGGGCGGCTCCGGGAAGTCCACCGCGACGACGCCGGCGGCCTCCTCGGCCTCCGCCGCCGAGGTGCCGAGCCCGGTGGCGTCCGCCTCGCCGATGCCCACCGTCTCGGGGGACTTCGGCTCGAAGGCGACCATCACGCTGCCCGCCGAGCCGCCGTCCGGGCAGTTCGTGGTGAGCACCGTGAGCGAGGGCTCCGGGGCGGTGGTCAACAAGAACGACTGGGTGACCGTCAACTACACCGTCAAGGACTGGACCAGCGGCAAGGACCTGTCCAGCTCCTACGACTCCGGCGGCAAGCCGCAGCTGTACCAGCCGGGCAGCGGGCAGCTGGTGCCCGCCTTCGACCAGAGCGTGGTGGGGAAGAAGGCCGGCAGCCGGGTGCTGGTGGTGGCCCCGCCGGCCGCCGGGTTCGGCAGCCAGGGCTCCAGCGCGCTGGGCGTCGGCAAGGACGACACCGTGGTGTTCGTGCTGGACGTGGTGAGCACGCTGCCGCAGGACACCACCGTCCCCGGGGACCTCACCCAGCCGCCCGCGAACGCCCCGCAGGTGAAGGACAACGGCAAGGCCGCGCCGACCATCACCGTCCCGGCCGGCCAGCAGCCGCCCGCCGACCTCCAGCAGTACGTGCTGGTCCAGGGCACCGGCCCGCAGGTGCAGAGCGGGCAGACGCTGGTGGTCCAGTACACCGGCGTGACCTGGACGGACGGCAAGCAGTTCGACTCCTCGTGGAACCACGGCGGCGCGCAGGCCCTCCAGGTCGGCACCGGCAGCCTGATCAAGGGCTGGGACCAGGGGCTGGTCGGCAAGAACGTCGGCAGCCGGGTGCTGCTGGTGGTCCCGCCGTCGCTGGGCTACGGCGACCAGGCCAGCGGCTCGATCCCGGCGAACTCCACCCTGGTGTTCGTGATCGACATCCTGCAAGCCGTCTGA
- a CDS encoding helix-turn-helix transcriptional regulator: MAIAKAERLMNLALCLMNTRRPLSKKELRESVEAYREAWQQGSEDAFNRMFERDKDDLRELGLIIDVDENALDGEIGYLARRDRNRLPEIALDAEEAAALALAARVWQQAKMSGAASGALQKLRAAGVPFAEDREHGALEPRIPAREAAFEPLLTAARDRRPVTFDYRKAGAATAEPRSVEPWALECWRGHWYLAGYDRDRGSARVFRLSRITGKVRSRAGAFTGEVPEHVDVRAVVARFAGEGATAVARVKVRSGAAYPLRQRALETRPVGADWDELDVPYGNGLGADLAEYGPDVIVIGPEDLRADVIDRLRAVAGLAEVQA; the protein is encoded by the coding sequence ATGGCGATCGCCAAGGCAGAGCGGCTGATGAACCTCGCCCTGTGCCTGATGAACACCCGCCGTCCGCTCTCCAAGAAAGAGCTGCGCGAGTCCGTCGAGGCGTACCGGGAGGCCTGGCAACAGGGCTCCGAGGACGCCTTCAACCGGATGTTCGAGCGCGACAAGGACGACCTGCGCGAACTCGGCCTGATCATCGACGTGGACGAGAACGCGCTCGACGGCGAGATCGGCTACCTCGCCCGCCGCGACCGCAACCGGCTCCCCGAGATCGCGCTGGACGCCGAGGAGGCCGCCGCGCTGGCGCTGGCCGCCCGGGTCTGGCAGCAGGCGAAGATGTCCGGCGCCGCCAGCGGCGCCCTGCAGAAGCTGCGCGCGGCCGGCGTCCCGTTCGCCGAGGACCGCGAGCACGGCGCGCTGGAACCCCGCATCCCCGCCCGGGAGGCCGCGTTCGAGCCGCTGCTCACCGCCGCCCGGGACCGCCGGCCGGTCACCTTCGACTACCGCAAGGCCGGCGCCGCCACCGCCGAGCCGCGCTCGGTGGAGCCCTGGGCGCTGGAGTGCTGGCGCGGCCACTGGTACCTGGCCGGCTACGACCGCGACCGCGGCTCGGCCCGGGTCTTCCGGCTCTCCCGGATCACCGGCAAGGTCCGCTCCCGGGCCGGCGCGTTCACCGGCGAGGTGCCCGAGCACGTGGACGTCCGGGCCGTGGTGGCCCGGTTCGCCGGCGAGGGCGCCACCGCGGTGGCCCGGGTCAAGGTGCGCTCCGGCGCCGCCTACCCGCTGCGCCAGCGCGCGCTGGAGACCCGGCCGGTCGGCGCCGACTGGGACGAACTGGACGTCCCGTACGGCAACGGCCTGGGCGCCGACCTGGCCGAATACGGTCCCGACGTCATCGTGATCGGCCCGGAGGACCTGCGGGCCGACGTCATCGACCGGCTGCGCGCCGTCGCCGGTCTCGCGGAGGTGCAGGCATGA
- a CDS encoding FKBP-type peptidyl-prolyl cis-trans isomerase, producing MSEKASSPGEADTNGNKPSVDRESIVVPAEMLTQAGWAPPTAPVAPGEKAEEAPKVFASNQRKVPLSEAGYDEDPGGVGRLGVILGSVLAVLLVASGVTMYYVNKDDGKPSAQADSAAASPAPSDTPTQEPVPPIKDSAKVLPTVAGDFGSKAAITLPKDAPDGTFVVKELSAGNGPKVEKGNWVTVDYTAMDWQTGKDIPGSYGEQNGKPQLYQAGGGSLIPALDNAVEGHKAGSRLLVVAPPGAAFGAQGNSQLGIGAADSLVFVLDIRQATAPGAVLSGDVTPPPADFPQVKDNGTKPADITPPKGVADPTDLKSHVLIQGKGRKIESGEKVLVQYTGALYKDGKKFDSSLDRGQAFTFTTGAGSVIEGWDKGIVGQNIGSRVELVIPASLGYKDQASESIPANSTLVFVVDILDAGVGGGDS from the coding sequence ATGTCTGAGAAAGCGTCGAGCCCGGGCGAGGCCGACACCAACGGGAACAAGCCCTCGGTGGACCGCGAGTCGATCGTCGTCCCCGCCGAGATGCTGACCCAGGCGGGGTGGGCGCCGCCCACCGCCCCGGTGGCCCCCGGGGAGAAGGCCGAAGAGGCCCCGAAGGTCTTCGCGTCCAACCAGCGCAAGGTGCCGCTCTCCGAAGCGGGCTACGACGAGGACCCGGGCGGGGTGGGCCGGCTCGGCGTGATCCTGGGCTCGGTCCTGGCCGTGCTGCTGGTCGCGTCCGGCGTGACGATGTACTACGTCAACAAGGACGACGGCAAGCCCTCCGCGCAGGCGGACTCGGCCGCCGCCAGCCCCGCTCCCTCGGACACGCCGACCCAGGAGCCGGTGCCGCCGATCAAGGACAGCGCCAAGGTGCTGCCGACCGTCGCCGGCGACTTCGGCTCCAAGGCGGCCATCACGCTGCCCAAGGACGCCCCGGACGGGACGTTCGTGGTCAAGGAGCTCTCCGCGGGCAACGGCCCGAAGGTGGAGAAGGGCAACTGGGTCACCGTCGACTACACGGCGATGGACTGGCAGACCGGCAAGGACATCCCCGGCTCGTACGGGGAGCAGAACGGCAAGCCGCAGCTGTACCAGGCCGGCGGCGGGTCGCTGATCCCGGCGCTGGACAACGCCGTCGAGGGCCACAAGGCCGGCAGCCGCCTGCTGGTGGTCGCCCCGCCCGGGGCCGCGTTCGGCGCGCAGGGCAACAGCCAGCTGGGCATCGGGGCCGCCGACAGCCTGGTCTTCGTGCTGGACATCCGGCAGGCCACCGCGCCGGGCGCGGTGCTCTCCGGTGACGTGACCCCGCCGCCCGCGGACTTCCCGCAGGTCAAGGACAACGGCACCAAGCCCGCCGACATCACCCCGCCCAAGGGCGTCGCCGACCCGACCGACCTGAAGAGCCACGTGCTGATCCAGGGCAAGGGCCGCAAGATCGAGTCCGGCGAGAAGGTGCTGGTCCAGTACACCGGCGCGCTGTACAAGGACGGCAAGAAGTTCGACTCCTCGCTCGACCGCGGGCAGGCGTTCACCTTCACCACCGGCGCCGGCAGCGTCATCGAGGGCTGGGACAAGGGCATCGTCGGCCAGAACATCGGCAGCCGGGTCGAGCTGGTCATCCCCGCCTCGCTGGGCTACAAGGACCAGGCCAGCGAGAGCATCCCGGCCAACTCCACCCTGGTGTTCGTGGTCGACATCCTGGACGCCGGTGTCGGCGGCGGCGACAGCTGA
- the prcB gene encoding proteasome subunit beta, translating to MEANLSGTGRLPAAFLTPGSSSFLDFLDSHAPQLLPGRRTLPEGMTVEAPHGTTIVAAVFDGGVVLAGDRRATMGNVIAQRDIEKVFPADEYSAVGIAGTAGLAVEMVRLFQLELEHYEKIEGAVLSFEGKANRLTTMIRSNLAMAMQGLAVVPVFAGYDLDLGRGRIFTYDVTGGRSEERAGFAATGSGSVFARGSMKKLYRDGLTGDEAATLAVQALYDAADDDSATGGPDLARRIFPIVTLITEDGFRRLTEAEVSAIAVSITDRRREQPNGPQAPLL from the coding sequence GTGGAAGCCAACCTCAGTGGCACCGGGCGTCTGCCGGCCGCCTTCCTCACCCCCGGCTCCTCCTCGTTCCTGGACTTCCTCGACAGCCACGCGCCCCAGCTGCTCCCCGGGCGGCGCACCCTCCCCGAGGGGATGACCGTCGAGGCGCCGCACGGCACCACCATCGTCGCCGCGGTCTTCGACGGCGGCGTGGTGCTGGCCGGCGACCGCCGCGCCACGATGGGCAACGTCATCGCCCAGCGGGACATCGAGAAGGTCTTCCCGGCGGACGAGTACAGCGCCGTCGGCATCGCCGGCACGGCCGGCCTGGCGGTCGAGATGGTCCGGCTGTTCCAGCTGGAGCTGGAGCACTACGAGAAGATCGAGGGCGCCGTGCTCTCGTTCGAGGGCAAGGCCAACCGGCTCACCACGATGATCCGCTCCAACCTGGCGATGGCCATGCAGGGCCTCGCGGTCGTCCCGGTCTTCGCCGGCTACGACCTCGACCTCGGCCGCGGCCGGATCTTCACCTACGACGTCACCGGCGGCCGCTCCGAGGAGCGGGCCGGCTTCGCCGCCACCGGCTCCGGCTCGGTCTTCGCCCGCGGCTCGATGAAGAAGCTCTACCGGGACGGCCTGACCGGCGACGAGGCCGCCACCCTCGCCGTCCAGGCGCTGTACGACGCCGCCGACGACGACTCCGCGACCGGCGGGCCCGACCTGGCCCGCCGGATCTTCCCGATCGTCACGCTGATCACCGAGGACGGCTTCCGCCGGCTCACCGAGGCGGAGGTCTCCGCGATCGCGGTCTCGATCACCGACCGGCGCCGCGAGCAGCCCAACGGCCCGCAGGCCCCGCTCCTCTGA
- the pafA gene encoding Pup--protein ligase: MDRRIFGLENEYGVTCTFRGQRRLSPDEVARYLFRRVVSWGRSSNVFLKNGARLYLDVGSHPEYATPECDDVTELVTHDKSGERILEGLLVDAERRLHEEGIAGDVYLFKNNTDSAGNSYGCHENYLVARHGEFSRLADVLIPFLVTRQLICGAGKVLQTPRGAVYCVSQRAEHIWEGVSSATTRSRPIINTRDEPHADAERYRRLHVIVGDSNMSETTTLLKVGATDLVLRLIEAGVVMRDLTLENPIRAIREVSHDLTGTHQVRLANGREASALEIQEEYYTKALEFADRKGLNEGTVARVLDLWGRTLEAVRSEDLAKVGTEIDWIMKYQLIEKYRAKHQMTMSNPRVAQIDLAYHDIHRRRGLFYLLQKNGQAKRVTTDLLTFQGKSVPPQTTRARLRGDFIRRAQEQRRDFTVDWVHLKLNDQAQRTVLCKDPFRSVDERVEKLIAGM; encoded by the coding sequence ATGGACCGCCGAATTTTCGGGCTGGAGAACGAGTACGGAGTCACCTGCACCTTCCGGGGCCAGCGCCGGCTGTCGCCGGACGAGGTGGCCCGCTACCTCTTCCGCCGGGTCGTCTCCTGGGGCCGCAGCAGCAACGTCTTCCTGAAGAACGGCGCCCGGCTCTACCTCGACGTCGGCTCCCACCCCGAGTACGCGACCCCCGAGTGCGACGACGTCACCGAGCTGGTCACCCACGACAAGTCCGGCGAGCGAATCCTCGAGGGCCTGCTGGTGGACGCCGAGCGGCGGCTGCACGAGGAGGGCATCGCCGGCGACGTCTACCTGTTCAAGAACAACACCGACTCGGCCGGCAACTCCTACGGCTGCCACGAGAACTACCTGGTGGCCCGGCACGGCGAGTTCTCCCGGCTGGCCGACGTGCTGATCCCGTTCCTGGTCACCCGGCAGCTGATCTGCGGCGCCGGCAAGGTGCTGCAGACCCCGCGCGGCGCGGTCTACTGCGTCAGCCAGCGCGCCGAGCACATCTGGGAGGGCGTCAGCTCCGCCACCACCCGCTCCCGCCCGATCATCAACACCCGCGACGAGCCGCACGCCGACGCCGAGCGCTACCGGCGGCTGCACGTCATCGTCGGCGACTCCAACATGTCGGAGACCACCACGCTGCTCAAGGTCGGCGCCACCGACCTGGTGCTGCGGCTGATCGAGGCCGGCGTGGTGATGCGCGACCTGACGCTGGAGAACCCGATCCGGGCGATCCGCGAGGTCAGCCACGACCTGACCGGCACCCACCAGGTCCGGCTCGCCAACGGCCGGGAGGCCTCCGCCCTGGAGATCCAGGAGGAGTACTACACCAAGGCGCTGGAGTTCGCCGACCGCAAGGGCCTCAACGAGGGCACGGTGGCCCGGGTGCTGGACCTGTGGGGCCGCACCCTGGAGGCGGTGCGCAGCGAGGACCTGGCCAAGGTCGGCACCGAGATCGACTGGATCATGAAGTACCAGCTGATCGAGAAGTACCGGGCCAAGCACCAGATGACCATGTCCAACCCGCGGGTCGCCCAGATCGACCTCGCCTACCACGACATCCACCGCCGCCGCGGCCTGTTCTACCTGCTGCAGAAGAACGGCCAGGCCAAGCGGGTCACCACCGACCTGCTGACCTTCCAGGGCAAGTCGGTGCCCCCGCAGACCACCCGGGCCCGGCTGCGCGGCGACTTCATCCGGCGCGCCCAGGAGCAGCGCCGCGACTTCACCGTCGACTGGGTGCACCTCAAGCTGAACGACCAGGCGCAGCGCACCGTGCTGTGCAAGGACCCGTTCCGCTCGGTGGACGAGCGGGTGGAGAAGCTGATCGCCGGGATGTGA